From Cydia pomonella isolate Wapato2018A chromosome 26, ilCydPomo1, whole genome shotgun sequence, one genomic window encodes:
- the LOC133532058 gene encoding gastrula zinc finger protein XlCGF57.1-like — MSDQIHTYCRLCAETTPIKQLISAEDDVAVSSKVLKKMQWINIDITSTVLPTTICFSCFDLLEKTWAFLHNARTAQVKLTSIFVKKTADDQNASKSHETESQDKIPAIKPVDMDWEDFQTTKQEVKVENSDQLEHITTVDASTLLQLDFQVKSEQLSDNEHYDNSIDSEGFSTDSNAPLVEKKKKSKRKKGDYKLNDSGVSLTWEEYMCRCAQCDAQCKNMESLQLHSLQIHSCCCVFKCLDCNKVISSYRSFINHVRTHNKSLRRCCEYCNKRFSSSSCLKKHVSTTHRKSYLTTCSNCGSNFETPELLQDHIIIFSRSQKKHRKQEMLDADLKCEHCHKEFKSRSNLQQHKLVHMERNREFACHICGKMFFTKGTLSTHMNTHEDSKPHKCEFCPLAFRARGNLISHISLHSGAKPFVCEQCGKSFRVKRHLKSHSIVHTDLMPYVCEFCNKQFRFKTRLNLHLRQHTGAKPYTCIFCQRDFTNGSNYKKHMKRRHNIDTSKKKFNAGKDEMDNQATIQAVQATVQATIQAIQATQA, encoded by the coding sequence ATGTCGGATCAAATACATACTTACTGTCGCCTTTGTGCAGAAACAACACCAATAAAACAGCTAATATCGGCAGAGGACGATGTCGCCGTGAGCTCCAAAGTTCTAAAAAAAATGCAGTGGATAAACATAGATATTACTTCTACTGTCCTTCCAACAACAATCTGTTTCTCATGTTTCGATTTATTAGAGAAAACCTGGGCGTTTCTACACAACGCACGCACCGCGCAAGTGAAACTAACGTCCATTTTTGTGAAGAAAACAGCTGACGATCAAAACGCATCAAAATCTCACGAAACGGAATCGCAAGACAAGATTCCCGCTATAAAACCTGTGGACATGGATTGGGAGGACTTTCAGACAACAAAACAAGAGGTTAAAGTAGAAAATAGTGACCAGTTAGAGCATATAACAACTGTAGACGCCAGTACACTCCTTCAACTAGATTTTCAAGTTAAGTCCGAGCAGCTAAGTGATAATGAGCATTACGACAATTCAATCGACTCCGAAGGCTTCTCCACTGACAGCAATGCTCCGTTAGTTGAGAAAAAGAAGAAGTCTAAACGCAAAAAGGGTGATTACAAACTGAATGACTCGGGAGTATCATTAACTTGGGAAGAATACATGTGCCGCTGTGCTCAATGTGATGCTCAGTGTAAGAATATGGAATCCTTACAACTCCACTCCTTGCAAATACATTCCTGTTGCTGTGTTTTCAAATGCTTAGACTGCAATAAGGTAATCTCGAGCTACAGATCCTTTATAAATCATGTACGAACTCATAACAAAAGTCTGAGACGGTGTTGCGAATATTGCAACAAGCGCTTCTCATCATCATCCTGCCTTAAGAAACATGTCTCCACCACTCACCGAAAGTCGTACCTTACAACATGTTCCAACTGTGGAAGCAACTTTGAAACCCCGGAACTACTGCAAGACCACATCATAATTTTTTCTAGAAGTCAAAAGAAGCATCGGAAACAGGAGATGCTGGATGCTGACTTAAAATGTGAGCATTGTCATAAAGAGTTTAAATCTAGAAGTAATCTGCAGCAACATAAACTAGTACACATGGAACGAAATAGAGAATTTGCTTGTCATATCTGCGGTAAAATGTTCTTCACTAAAGGAACGCTCAGTACTCATATGAATACACATGAAGACTCAAAGCCACATAAGTGTGAGTTTTGCCCATTAGCTTTCCGAGCCCGTGGTAATTTAATATCTCACATCAGTCTTCATTCCGGAGCGAAACCATTTGTCTGCGAGCAATGTGGAAAAAGTTTCAGAGTGAAACGGCATCTGAAATCACATTCCATAGTCCATACAGATTTGATGCCGTATGTGTGTGAATTTTGTAATAAGCAATTCCGCTTTAAAACTCGTTTAAATCTCCATTTAAGACAACATACAGGAGCCAAACCGTACACATGTATATTCTGTCAAAGAGACTTTACAAATGGATCAAATTATAAGAAGCATATGAAACGTAGGCATAATATTGACACATCAAAGAAGAAGTTTAACGCTGGTAAGGATGAGATGGATAATCAGGCAACTATTCAAGCTGTGCAAGCCACAGTCCAGGCAACAATACAAGCTATTCAAGCAACGCAAGCATAA